One genomic segment of Acinetobacter sp. C26M includes these proteins:
- a CDS encoding MFS transporter gives MQTIHGNGSSSKKSSHRLAGISSMVGTTIEWYDFFIYGAAAALIFNKLFFPNLDPLTGVLAAFATYAVGFIGRPLGGLVFGHFGDKIGRKSMLLLTLMLMGIPTVLIGLLPTYETIGYWAAIGLVVLRFIQGMAMGGEWGGAVLMAVEHAPEGKKGFWGSLPQASTGGGLMLASIALGLVSLLPEQALFSWGWRIPFLASIILLAVGWYIRVKVPESPDFEKVKQQAEEVKVPALQVFKKHPKQLITIIVARAAENAWFYIASTFTLAYTTTQLGIARQEILFATICGAAVILVMTPLCGHLSDKVGQRNMFMFGLCVLALYSYPFFSMLNTKDPVLVWTAIVLAIGVVFPIMYAPQAQLFARQFPAEIRYSGISISVQLAGVLGGGLAPLIATKLLSVGGGSPHLIMIYIGSMAVIAIISTTFMPRDRKYGVVETEIKKPSLNLDAKITEQS, from the coding sequence ATGCAAACAATACATGGAAACGGTTCATCTTCTAAAAAGTCATCCCATCGATTGGCGGGTATCTCCAGTATGGTAGGGACTACCATTGAATGGTATGACTTTTTTATCTACGGTGCGGCAGCAGCTTTAATTTTTAATAAATTATTTTTTCCCAATTTAGATCCGCTGACGGGTGTACTTGCGGCATTTGCGACCTATGCAGTTGGATTCATCGGGCGACCGTTGGGAGGTCTGGTGTTTGGGCATTTTGGTGACAAGATTGGTCGGAAATCGATGTTATTGCTCACGCTGATGTTGATGGGTATTCCAACGGTACTGATTGGTTTGTTGCCAACCTATGAGACGATTGGTTACTGGGCTGCAATTGGCTTGGTGGTCCTGAGATTTATCCAAGGTATGGCCATGGGTGGTGAGTGGGGCGGTGCAGTGCTGATGGCGGTTGAACATGCGCCAGAAGGTAAAAAAGGATTTTGGGGCAGCCTTCCTCAAGCCAGTACTGGCGGTGGCTTAATGCTCGCATCGATCGCACTTGGATTAGTTTCTTTATTGCCCGAGCAGGCTTTGTTTAGTTGGGGGTGGCGGATTCCGTTTCTAGCGAGCATTATTTTACTGGCAGTCGGTTGGTATATTCGAGTCAAAGTGCCAGAGTCACCAGATTTTGAAAAAGTAAAACAGCAGGCGGAAGAAGTTAAAGTTCCTGCTTTACAGGTCTTTAAAAAGCATCCAAAGCAACTCATCACCATTATCGTAGCGCGTGCAGCCGAGAATGCATGGTTTTATATTGCTTCTACTTTTACTTTGGCCTACACCACCACACAGCTTGGCATTGCAAGACAAGAGATTTTATTTGCAACGATTTGCGGTGCAGCCGTGATTTTAGTGATGACACCATTATGTGGGCATTTGTCAGATAAAGTGGGGCAGCGCAACATGTTTATGTTTGGGCTATGTGTACTGGCACTGTATAGCTATCCATTCTTTAGCATGCTTAATACCAAAGATCCTGTATTGGTTTGGACTGCAATTGTACTGGCGATCGGGGTGGTGTTTCCGATTATGTACGCACCACAGGCACAGCTTTTTGCCCGCCAGTTCCCCGCAGAAATTCGCTATAGCGGGATCTCAATTTCGGTGCAGTTGGCTGGTGTATTGGGTGGTGGTCTTGCGCCACTGATTGCGACAAAGCTACTCAGTGTCGGTGGCGGCAGCCCTCATCTGATCATGATATATATTGGCAGTATGGCGGTGATTGCGATTATCTCGACCACCTTTATGCCACGTGATCGAAAATATGGTGTGGTAGAAACTGAGATTAAAAAACCAAGTCTCAATTTGGATGCCAAGATTACAGAACAGTCTTAA
- a CDS encoding enoyl-CoA hydratase/isomerase family protein, protein MNIENQLMIEQKGGLGLISLDRVKHLNALSLEMIEGICSQLELWRYDAAIQAVLIKSNSPKAFCAGGDIRYLYDSYKNDTADYKGYFSAEYKMLNLLREYAKPVVVVLDGYVLGGGFGLAQACHIVVSSEKSRFAMPETAIGFFPDVGATHFLSRLDDIGVYLAITGEQISSSDALYLDLIDYHVPSEKLQALQNALINESNLSKQNIEHIVACFITRPAESELKQLADGIRKHFGFQHLDEIEQSLANEQDEQLQPWAEKMLSILQQRSFIAKQTSLKLQHLGRGLSLPQCMQLERDLQDIWFEHGDFIEGVRALIVDKDKQPQWQQRNPELEQILEKLS, encoded by the coding sequence ATGAATATCGAAAATCAGTTAATGATTGAGCAAAAAGGTGGTCTTGGTCTAATTAGCTTAGATCGGGTCAAACATTTAAATGCCTTGTCACTGGAGATGATTGAGGGCATCTGTAGCCAACTGGAACTGTGGCGTTATGATGCAGCAATTCAGGCGGTCCTGATTAAATCGAATAGCCCCAAAGCCTTCTGTGCAGGTGGGGATATTCGCTATCTATATGATAGCTATAAAAATGATACGGCTGATTATAAAGGTTATTTTAGTGCCGAATATAAAATGCTGAATCTGCTGCGTGAGTATGCAAAGCCTGTGGTGGTGGTGCTCGATGGTTATGTGCTCGGTGGTGGTTTTGGGCTAGCACAAGCGTGTCATATTGTGGTGAGCAGTGAAAAATCTCGATTTGCGATGCCTGAAACAGCGATTGGCTTTTTCCCAGATGTTGGTGCGACCCACTTCCTGTCTCGACTAGATGATATTGGGGTTTATCTGGCCATAACGGGCGAGCAGATCAGTAGCAGTGATGCTCTTTATTTGGATTTGATCGACTATCACGTACCGAGCGAAAAGCTACAAGCCTTGCAAAATGCACTGATCAATGAATCGAACCTGAGTAAACAGAATATTGAGCATATTGTTGCTTGTTTTATTACTCGCCCTGCTGAAAGTGAACTGAAACAGTTGGCAGATGGTATTCGCAAACATTTTGGTTTTCAGCATTTGGACGAAATTGAGCAAAGTCTTGCGAATGAGCAGGATGAGCAATTGCAGCCTTGGGCAGAAAAAATGCTCAGCATCTTGCAGCAACGTTCCTTTATTGCCAAACAAACCAGTTTGAAACTACAACATTTGGGCCGTGGTCTTTCCTTGCCACAATGTATGCAATTGGAGCGCGATCTACAAGATATCTGGTTTGAACATGGTGATTTTATTGAGGGTGTGCGTGCCTTAATTGTAGATAAAGACAAACAGCCGCAATGGCAACAACGTAATCCAGAGCTAGAACAGATTTTAGAAAAACTCAGCTAA
- a CDS encoding enoyl-CoA hydratase produces MQWQTILLEKHNGVGLITLNRPHALNALNSELISEVNQALDELEKDREIGCMVLAGSEKAFAAGADIKEMADLNFPDIYFDDFFHLADRIAQRRKPLIAAVSGYALGGGCELALMCDFIYCAENAKFGLPEVTLGVIPGIGGTQRLTHAIGKAKAMEMCFTARQMGAVEAEQSGLVARVFSKEELLEQTLQAAEKIAARSLTANMMLKETINRAFEVNLTEGLRFERRMFHSIFATSDQKEGMQAFVEKRQAKFKNR; encoded by the coding sequence ATGCAGTGGCAAACCATTTTATTAGAAAAACACAATGGCGTAGGGTTGATTACGCTGAATCGCCCGCACGCCTTGAATGCGCTGAATAGTGAATTGATTAGCGAAGTGAATCAGGCTTTAGATGAATTAGAAAAAGATCGCGAGATTGGTTGTATGGTGTTGGCAGGTTCAGAAAAGGCCTTTGCCGCAGGTGCCGATATTAAGGAAATGGCCGATCTGAACTTTCCTGACATTTATTTTGATGATTTTTTCCATCTTGCCGATCGTATTGCGCAACGCCGTAAACCGCTCATTGCAGCAGTTAGTGGCTATGCTTTGGGTGGTGGTTGTGAATTGGCACTGATGTGTGACTTCATCTATTGTGCCGAAAATGCCAAGTTTGGTTTACCTGAAGTGACTTTGGGTGTGATTCCAGGGATTGGTGGCACACAACGTTTAACTCATGCGATTGGCAAAGCCAAAGCCATGGAAATGTGCTTTACCGCACGACAAATGGGTGCAGTTGAAGCTGAGCAAAGTGGGCTGGTGGCACGTGTGTTTAGTAAGGAAGAATTGCTTGAACAAACCCTACAAGCCGCAGAAAAAATTGCTGCACGTTCTTTAACAGCCAACATGATGTTAAAAGAAACTATTAATCGCGCCTTTGAAGTCAATCTGACAGAAGGCTTACGTTTTGAAAGACGGATGTTCCACTCCATTTTTGCCACATCGGATCAGAAAGAAGGGATGCAGGCTTTTGTGGAAAAACGTCAGGCCAAATTTAAAAATCGATAA
- a CDS encoding acyl-CoA dehydrogenase family protein, translated as MQLTEEQSLIRNMAKSFAQEQIKPNASDWDRHGTFPKAALAQMGQLGFMGMLIPEQWGGSDTGNLAYVLALEEVAAADGATSTIMSVHNSVGCVPILKFGSDEQKERFLKPLAQGEMIGAFALTEPHTGSDAAAIKTRAVKDGDDYILNGAKQFITSGDNAGVIIVFAVTDPNAGKKGISAFLVPRDTAGYEVIRVEEKLGLHASDTCQIALTDVRIHKSLMLGAEGEGLKIALANLEGGRIGIAAQAVGLARAALEEATRYAKERLTFGKPIFEHQALAFRLASMATEIEAARQLVHYAARLKEAGQPCLNEASMAKLFASEMTERVCSAALQVFGGYGYLKDFPIERIYRDARICQIYEGTSDIQRLVIARSL; from the coding sequence ATGCAATTAACTGAAGAACAAAGCTTAATTCGAAATATGGCGAAAAGCTTCGCCCAAGAACAAATCAAGCCCAATGCCAGTGACTGGGATCGACATGGCACTTTTCCGAAAGCTGCACTGGCACAAATGGGGCAACTTGGCTTTATGGGGATGCTGATTCCAGAGCAATGGGGCGGTTCCGATACAGGTAATCTCGCTTATGTCTTGGCGCTTGAGGAAGTGGCCGCAGCAGATGGCGCCACTTCAACCATTATGAGCGTGCATAACTCGGTGGGCTGTGTGCCGATTTTAAAATTTGGTAGCGATGAGCAAAAAGAGCGCTTTTTAAAACCATTGGCACAAGGTGAAATGATCGGTGCTTTTGCCCTGACTGAACCGCATACTGGTTCGGATGCGGCAGCGATTAAAACCCGTGCCGTGAAAGATGGCGATGACTATATTCTCAATGGTGCCAAGCAGTTTATTACTTCGGGCGACAACGCAGGCGTGATTATCGTCTTTGCCGTGACTGACCCCAATGCAGGCAAAAAGGGCATTAGTGCCTTCCTTGTTCCACGTGATACAGCAGGTTATGAGGTGATTCGAGTGGAAGAAAAACTCGGTTTACATGCGTCAGATACCTGTCAGATTGCCCTCACAGATGTGCGTATTCATAAAAGCCTGATGTTGGGTGCGGAAGGTGAAGGTTTAAAAATCGCGCTTGCCAATCTGGAAGGTGGTCGTATTGGTATTGCTGCACAGGCGGTGGGTCTGGCGCGTGCTGCACTGGAAGAAGCCACGCGCTATGCCAAAGAGCGTTTGACCTTTGGTAAACCAATTTTTGAACATCAGGCACTCGCATTCCGACTTGCCAGTATGGCGACCGAGATTGAAGCGGCTCGACAACTGGTGCACTACGCTGCACGTCTTAAAGAAGCAGGGCAACCCTGTCTAAATGAGGCTTCTATGGCTAAGCTATTTGCCTCGGAAATGACTGAGCGCGTCTGTTCAGCCGCGTTACAGGTGTTTGGTGGTTATGGTTATCTTAAAGATTTTCCGATTGAACGCATCTATCGTGATGCGCGCATTTGTCAGATTTATGAAGGCACCAGTGATATTCAACGTTTAGTGATCGCCCGTAGCTTATAA